Proteins encoded together in one Astatotilapia calliptera chromosome 7, fAstCal1.2, whole genome shotgun sequence window:
- the LOC113026693 gene encoding fatty acid desaturase 2-like, with amino-acid sequence MGRGGQQTGPGEPASGKAKGVYTWEEVQSHCSRNDQWLVIDRKVYNITQWAKRHPGGFRVIGHYAGEDATEAFTAFHPDLKFAQKFLKPLLIGELAATEPSQDRDKNAALVQDFETLRDQVEKKGLFRARPLFFFLHLSHIILLEALPWLIVSMWGTGWILTLLCSVLLATAQSQAGWLQHDFGHLSVFKKSTWNHLVHKFVIGHLKGASANWWNHRHFQHHAKPNIFTKDPDINMLNVFVLGQTQPVEYGIKKIKNMPYNHQHQYFFLLGPPLLIPVYFYMQIMKTMISRRDWVDLAWSLSYYFRFFSCYIPLYGVFGSLALMFFVRFLESHWFVWVTQMNHIPMDINHEKHRDWLTMQLQSTCNIEQSFFNDWFSGHLNFQIEHHLFPTMPRHNYHLVAQQVRALCEKHGIPYRVKTLWRGFADIVTSLKSSGNLWLDAYLHK; translated from the exons ATGGGACGTGGAGGCCAGCAGACGGGGCCAGGAGAGCCTGCCAGCGGGAAAGCTAAAGGTGTTTACACCTGGGAGGAGGTGCAAAGCCACTGCAGCAGGAATGATCAATGGCTGGTCATCGATCGAAAGGTTTACAACATCACTCAGTGGGCCAAAAGGCATCCAGGAGGGTTTCGAGTCATCGGCCACTATGCTGGAGAGGATGCCACG gaaGCATTCACTGCTTTCCATCCTGATCTTAAGTTTGCGCAAAAGTTTCTGAAGCCACTGCTGATCGGAGAGTTAGCGGCAACAGAGCCAAGCCAGGACCGGGACAAAAAT GCAGCCCTCGTGCAGGATTTTGAAACTCTACGAGATCAGGTGGAGAAAAAGGGTCTGTTTCGAGCTcggcctttgtttttcttcctccacctcAGTCACATCATTCTGCTAGAAGCCCTTCCATGGCTCATTGTTTCAATGTGGGGGACAGGCTGGATCCTGACCTTACTTTGCTCAGTTTTGCTGGCAACTGCTCAG TCACAGGCTGGATGGCTGCAGCATGACTTTGGTCACCTGTCGGTCTTCAAAAAGTCCACCTGGAATCACCTGGTCCACAAGTTTGTCATTGGTCATTTAAAG GGAGCTTCGGCCAACTGGTGGAATCACAGACATTTCCAGCATCACGCTAAACCCAACATCTTCACCAAGGACCCCGATATCAACATGCTGAATGTCTTTGTGCTTGGCCAGACTCAACCTGTGGAG TACGGGATAAAGAAGATCAAAAACATGCCCTACAATCACCAACACCAGTACTtctttctct tggGACCACCGCTGCTCATTCCAGTTTATTTCTACATGCAGATAATGAAGACCATGATATCCCGGCGTGACTGGGTG GATCTGGCGTGGTCCTTGTCGTACTACTTTCGATTCTTCTCCTGTTACATCCCGCTGTATGGCGTGTTTGGCTCATTGGCACTCATGTTTTTTGTCAg GTTTTTGGAGAGTCACTGGTTTGTGTGGGTGACTCAGATGAATCACATACCGATGGACATCAATCATGAAAAGCACAGGGACTGGCTGACCATGCAG TTACAATCAACCTGTAATATTGAGCAGTCCTTCTTCAACGACTGGTTCAGTGGACACCTCAACTTTCAAATCGAGCACCA CTTGTTCCCTACCATGCCGCGCCACAACTACCACCTGGTTGCCCAACAGGTCCGCGCACTCTGTGAGAAACATGGGATTCCTTACCGGGTGAAAACGTTGTGGCGAGGCTTTGCTGATATTGTCAC GTCACTGAAAAGCTCGGGGAATCTGTGGCTCGATGCATATCTCCATAAATAA